Proteins found in one Dermacentor silvarum isolate Dsil-2018 chromosome 8, BIME_Dsil_1.4, whole genome shotgun sequence genomic segment:
- the LOC119462416 gene encoding endothelin-converting enzyme 2 — protein sequence MHQQRNCVFLSQNKGSSPAPDGTEEHELPLTCKSSECLPYASPKAMTGGAKARKDGHSRHTRRGSSNAKSSSAVASVPEKDTSQGSASPPLAPHHSHPQKFGLLAQGKPPPRRDTECSAPVSLGSGATRGRDLGFSPTTTPPAASIDAMSPMNGSMPPAGQSVGSREAMSPAPTTEDRLTRPVAGIMSPDGHRRHSSRVSPSEPFSDAAMRIKPFDSRSFLAYIADEQRELLFTYVAVALTVLALCALLTAILLLAVPVGPQDTVCTTASCTALDSMLAASVDQTRDPCVNFYAHVCSGWAQTRNQSVYRSHLREFLADMHWILARVLVPSQAQTAQQVVAAFYQTCTAVLVDGADELPSFRRQLHLAGVKWPHLSAEPNVIATAASVYATFQVTAMLRIRASRRNTRNVLEVAPDVTFLRGWQDTRDHLIHAGSYARFFEETKNKYAGNEKPANTALTYEIFFKVENAVLQALVHWGKSGGEVEFSRIDSLIQITRNVPTTTWRAVVDKLGLPETAHVAIANLELIRKVDELFSTLGEQLLHYYLGWCVVQQVMRYMSKDIASSWYDYEGISPATDMASEWRGQAECMQLSEKLVGQFTFGRFILWKSDAEDYWYVYSVVSALSAQLMLAIQSSPWSGHSGRLNRADFHVDFHVDAMRVVDEALGKYGLSNRSSLLSNWMDIAAAVSTINATFRDRISTTYTRDLVAEQRYNLYDNQSGALTLPPFYAMLPVYRRHLSETTKFGALGTLFATAIFRLFLARLTGYSVESQEALERLRCFAESAEYRSDRLDLYHHAASVKLALDALRLLPGSSHQRLRMFDSLQVFFVVMCYLFCTPNTSEDTIIAETICNEAVKNSREFAMAFQCSSGALMNPERRCSFF from the coding sequence ATGCACCAACAGCGCAACTGTGTTTTCCTCTCGCAGAACAAAGGCAGCTCCCCTGCTCCCGACGGCACTGAAGAGCACGAGTTGCCTCTCACCTGCAAGTCAAGCGAGTGTCTTCCTTATGCTTCTCCAAAAGCGATGACTGGGGGCGCCAAAGCGAGGAAGGACGGGCATTCGAGGCATACCCGCAGGGGTAGCTCCAACGCTAAGTCGTCTTCGGCTGTTGCGTCAGTCCCCGAAAAAGACACATCGCAAGGAAGCGCGTCTCCTCCTCTGGCACCGCATCACTCGCATCCCCAGAAATTCGGACTGTTGGCGCAGGGCAAACCGCCTCCTCGTCGTGACACTGAATGTTCAGCGCCTGTGAGCTTGGGTAGCGGCGCTACTCGTGGGCGAGATCTTGGATTCTCACCCACAACCACGCCACCTGCAGCTTCGATCGACGCCATGTCTCCTATGAACGGTTCCATGCCACCAGCTGGCCAATCGGTGGGCTCTCGCGAGGCAATGTCGCCTGCCCCGACTACCGAAGATCGGCTCACCCGACCAGTTGCAGGTATCATGTCGCCCGATGGTCACCGCAGGCACTCTTCGCGAGTGTCCCCCTCGGAACCGTTTTCAGACGCGGCAATGCGAATCAAGCCCTTCGACTCTCGCTCCTTCCTCGCTTACATCGCGGACGAGCAGCGGGAGCTGCTGTTCACCTACGTGGCCGTCGCGCTCACGGTGCTTGCTCTGTGCGCGCTACTCACCGCCATACTGCTGCTCGCTGTGCCCGTCGGCCCACAGGACACCGTCTGTACGACAGCCTCGTGCACGGCGCTGGACTCCATGCTGGCAGCTAGCGTGGACCAGACTCGAGATCCGTGTGTCAACTTCTACGCGCACGTGTGCAGCGGCTGGGCGCAGACTCGGAACCAGTCTGTCTACCGGAGTCACCTTCGAGAGTTCCTGGCGGACATGCACTGGATCTTGGCGCGCGTGCTCGTTCCTTCCCAGGCGCAGACGGCACAGCAGGTGGTTGCCGCTTTCTACCAGACGTGCACGGCCGTGCTGGTGGACGGCGCCGACGAGCTGCCCTCCTTCCGGCGCCAGCTCCACCTGGCGGGAGTGAAATGGCCTCACCTGTCCGCCGAGCCGAACGTCATCGCCACAGCGGCCTCAGTGTACGCTACCTTTCAAGTAACTGCGATGCTGCGTATACGGGCCTCTAGGCGCAACACGAGAAACGTGCTCGAAGTAGCGCCAGACGTGACGTTCCTGCGCGGATGGCAGGACACGCGCGATCACCTCATACATGCTGGCTCCTACGCACGTTTCTTCGAGGAGACAAAGAACAAGTACGCCGGAAACGAGAagcccgcaaacacggccttgaCCTACGAAATATTTTTCAAAGTCGAGAACGCCGTTCTCCAGGCATTGGTACACTGGGGAAAATCCGGCGGCGAAGTCGAATTTAGCCGCATTGATAGCCTCATTCAAATCACCAGGAATGTTCCCACGACAACATGGCGTGCGGTCGTTGATAAACTAGGACTCCCAGAAACTGCGCACGTCGCCATAGCCAACTTGGAGCTCATCAGGAAGGTGGATGAGTTGTTCTCTACGCTTGGCGAACAACTCCTCCATTACTACTTGGGATGGTGCGTGGTGCAACAGGTGATGCGCTACATGAGCAAGGATATCGCCAGCAGCTGGTACGACTACGAAGGTATCAGCCCCGCAACGGACATGGCGAGCGAATGGCGCGGGCAAGCAGAGTGCATGCAGCTCAGCGAGAAGCTTGTGGGGCAATTCACCTTCGGTCGTTTTATCCTCTGGAAATCAGACGCCGAAGACTACTGGTACGTGTACTCCGTGGTAAGCGCCCTCTCGGCTCAACTGATGCTCGCGATCCAGAGTTCGCCGTGGAGTGGCCACAGCGGCCGACTAAACAGAGCCGACTTCCACGTTGACTTCCACGTGGACGCCATGCGAGTCGTAGACGAGGCGCTCGGGAAATATGGCCTGTCCAACCGTTCATCGCTGCTCAGCAATTGGATGGACATCGCCGCTGCCGTGAGCACTATCAACGCGACGTTCAGAGACCGTATCTCGACCACCTACACAAGGGACCTTGTAGCGGAACAGCGGTACAACCTGTATGACAACCAAAGCGGAGCGCTCACCCTTCCTCCATTCTACGCGATGCTCCCAGTCTACAGGCGCCACTTGAGCGAAACGACCAAGTTTGGCGCTCTCGGCACGCTCTTCGCCACCGCCATTTTCCGGCTCTTTCTTGCCAGGCTCACGGGCTATTCTGTCGAGTCTCAAGAGGCCCTCGAAAGGCTGCGCTGCTTCGCCGAGTCTGCCGAATACCGCAGCGACCGCCTAGACCTCTACCACCACGCCGCGTCTGTCAAGCTCGCACTGGATGCACTGCGGTTGCTTCCCGGCAGCAGTCACCAGCGACTCCGAATGTTCGACAGCCTGCAGGTGTTTTTCGTCGTCATGTGCTACCTGTTCTGCACTCCCAACACTTCCGAGGACACCATCATCGCAGAAACCATCTGCAACGAGGCTGTCAAGAACAGCCGGGAGTTCGCCATGGCATTCCAGTGTTCTTCGGGAGCGCTAATGAATCCGGAGCGGAGGTGCAGTTTCTTCTAG